One window of the Gammaproteobacteria bacterium genome contains the following:
- the rpsC gene encoding 30S ribosomal protein S3: protein MGQKVHPIGMRLGVVRDWTARWYAGGTDFADNLITDLKLRDYLKDKLKNAAVSKILIDRPAQENINVTVHTARPGIVIGKKGEDIEKMRKELSAFTGRQVHLSVEEVRKPELDAQLVAESIAQQLEKRVMFRRAMKRAVQNAMRLRAGGVKVMISGRLNGAEIARTEWYREGRVPLHTLRADIDYGFAEAATTYGIIGIKVWIFKGEVFDRDEAASLEADSGKKASA from the coding sequence ATGGGTCAGAAAGTACACCCGATTGGAATGCGGCTTGGCGTAGTCCGTGACTGGACTGCCAGATGGTATGCAGGCGGCACCGACTTTGCGGACAACCTGATTACAGATCTGAAGCTGCGTGATTATCTTAAAGACAAGCTGAAAAACGCGGCAGTCAGCAAGATTCTTATTGATCGCCCTGCCCAGGAAAATATCAACGTAACGGTTCATACCGCGCGTCCCGGTATCGTCATCGGCAAGAAGGGTGAAGATATCGAGAAAATGCGCAAGGAGCTGAGTGCGTTTACCGGCCGCCAGGTTCATCTGTCGGTAGAAGAAGTGCGCAAGCCGGAACTGGATGCGCAACTGGTTGCCGAGAGCATTGCCCAGCAACTGGAAAAGCGTGTCATGTTCCGTCGCGCCATGAAGCGTGCCGTGCAGAACGCCATGCGTCTGCGCGCCGGTGGCGTCAAGGTTATGATCAGCGGTCGCCTGAACGGTGCAGAAATTGCCCGTACAGAATGGTATCGCGAAGGTCGTGTTCCGCTGCACACGCTGCGTGCGGATATCGACTATGGATTCGCCGAAGCAGCAACAACGTACGGCATCATTGGCATCAAGGTTTGGATTTTCAAGGGCGAGGTCTTTGATCGGGATGAAGCTGCTTCATTGGAAGCTGATTCCGGCAAAAAGGCCAGTGCCTGA
- the rplP gene encoding 50S ribosomal protein L16, whose product MLQPKRTKFRKVQKGRNRGNARGTKVSFGEYGLKATTRGRVTARQIEAARRAMTRHIKRGGRIWIRIFPDKPISKKPLEVRMGKGKGNPEYWVSQVKPGAVLYEMEGVTEEIAREAFRLAAAKLPVLTTFVSRQVG is encoded by the coding sequence ATGTTACAACCGAAAAGAACAAAATTTCGCAAGGTGCAAAAAGGCCGTAACCGGGGCAATGCCCGCGGTACCAAGGTCAGCTTTGGCGAGTATGGTCTGAAAGCTACTACGCGTGGCCGCGTAACCGCGCGCCAGATCGAGGCTGCACGTCGTGCCATGACGCGTCACATCAAGCGTGGTGGTCGTATCTGGATTCGTATTTTCCCGGACAAGCCGATCTCCAAGAAGCCTCTTGAAGTTCGTATGGGTAAGGGCAAGGGTAACCCGGAGTACTGGGTATCCCAGGTCAAGCCAGGAGCAGTACTGTACGAGATGGAAGGCGTGACAGAAGAAATTGCACGCGAAGCGTTCCGTCTGGCTGCTGCCAAGTTGCCGGTACTTACAACATTTGTTTCTCGTCAGGTGGGCTAA
- the rpmC gene encoding 50S ribosomal protein L29 produces MKANKIREMDATGMQKELTALYKEQFALRMQNSTGQLAQTSQLKRVRRDIARIRTVMNEKSKGESA; encoded by the coding sequence ATGAAGGCAAACAAGATTCGTGAGATGGATGCCACAGGCATGCAGAAAGAGCTGACAGCCCTGTACAAGGAACAGTTTGCGCTGCGTATGCAAAATTCGACTGGCCAGCTGGCGCAGACATCACAGTTGAAACGGGTACGTCGCGATATTGCCCGCATTCGTACCGTTATGAATGAAAAGTCTAAAGGTGAATCGGCATGA
- the rpsQ gene encoding 30S ribosomal protein S17, protein MSEQTQTARSVTGTVVSSKMDKSIVVAVDRKVAHPLYKKFISQRTKLHAHDENNECGEGDVVMIEECRPLSKTKSWRLVKVVEKAVKV, encoded by the coding sequence ATGAGTGAGCAAACACAAACTGCACGTTCAGTGACCGGTACCGTGGTCAGCAGCAAGATGGACAAGAGCATTGTCGTTGCTGTGGATCGGAAGGTGGCCCACCCGCTGTACAAGAAGTTTATTAGCCAGCGTACCAAGCTTCACGCTCATGATGAAAATAATGAGTGCGGAGAGGGTGATGTTGTAATGATTGAAGAGTGTCGTCCGCTGTCCAAAACCAAGTCCTGGAGACTGGTCAAGGTGGTTGAGAAGGCAGTGAAGGTATAG
- the rplN gene encoding 50S ribosomal protein L14, whose protein sequence is MIQMQSTLTVADNSGAKKVQCIKVLGGSKRRYAGIGDIIKVSIKEAIPRGRVKKGDVYNAVIVRTKKGVRRNDGSVIRFDNNSAVLLNQALQPIGTRIFGPVTRELRSENFMKIISLAPEVL, encoded by the coding sequence ATGATTCAGATGCAAAGCACGCTGACTGTGGCTGATAACAGTGGCGCTAAAAAAGTTCAGTGTATTAAGGTTCTGGGCGGTTCCAAGCGTCGCTATGCCGGTATCGGCGATATCATCAAGGTCAGTATCAAGGAAGCGATCCCGCGTGGTCGTGTGAAAAAGGGCGATGTGTACAACGCCGTTATCGTTCGCACCAAGAAGGGCGTGCGCCGCAATGATGGCTCTGTAATTCGCTTTGATAACAATTCTGCTGTTTTGCTGAACCAGGCACTGCAGCCGATTGGAACACGTATTTTCGGCCCGGTTACCCGTGAACTGCGCTCTGAAAATTTCATGAAAATCATTTCGCTGGCCCCCGAGGTCCTTTAA
- the rplX gene encoding 50S ribosomal protein L24, producing MAKIRKGDKVVVLTGKDKGKQGSVLRVLDDNRVLVEKINMITRHVRPNPNQGVTGGRVEQEAPLQISNVALVNPATGKADRVGYKILEDGKKVRYFKSNGEVADV from the coding sequence ATGGCCAAGATTAGAAAAGGCGACAAAGTCGTAGTGCTGACAGGCAAGGACAAGGGCAAGCAAGGCTCTGTTCTTCGTGTTCTGGATGACAACCGTGTATTGGTTGAGAAGATCAACATGATCACCCGGCACGTAAGACCGAATCCGAATCAGGGTGTAACCGGCGGGCGCGTTGAACAGGAAGCGCCGCTGCAGATTTCCAATGTAGCATTGGTAAATCCGGCCACAGGCAAGGCCGATCGTGTCGGTTACAAGATCCTGGAAGATGGCAAAAAGGTTCGTTACTTCAAGAGTAACGGCGAAGTTGCAGACGTTTAA